A genomic stretch from Hoplias malabaricus isolate fHopMal1 chromosome 4, fHopMal1.hap1, whole genome shotgun sequence includes:
- the LOC136694990 gene encoding protocadherin gamma-A4-like: MRWEIALFLLCFSFHTVHGQIRYSVPEEMKQGSVIGNVAQDLGLDLKRLRTGRARIVGEESTRYAELKTDKGILVVKERIDREQLCGEITPCSFSFEIILENPMELHQITVEITDINDNSPTFSKKQISFEISESATLGSRFVLASAEDPDVGINALQNYILTKNDNFVIKQHSNPDGSKYAEMVLQKALDREENPQISLKLIAVDGGNPQRSGTVNIDVTVLDANDNAPVFNQTTYKATVMENAAVGTYITTVNATDADSGSNGEVSYSFSNLKEHLSELFRIDGHSGVISVAGNIDFEKDKRYEIRVEVKDQGGLTDSSKVIIEVFDVNDNTPVINVMSFSSPLSEDSPLDTTIAIINVKDADSGRNGQITCTLDERLPFRIKSTLANYYTLVTDALLDRETKAEYNISVTATDSGSPPLSTAKTLHLRVSDINDNPPVFDQIVYYTTVLENNSPGTSVLTVHAQDPDSNQNARVSYFLHETHIGDDPVSHYISVNSETGAIHALRPFDYEQMKQIRFTVKAQDGGSPPLSSNATVSILIQDQNDNAPQVLYPVQTAGSVLAEMVPRSADVGYLVTKVVAVDVDSGQNAWLSYKLQKATDRALFEVGAQNGEIRTVRQVSDKDAVKQKLTVVVEDNGQPSRSAMVNINVAVADTFPEVLSEFPDPAHDKDYNDDLTFYLVLALAVVSFLFIVSIIAILSVKCYRWRRERMFYKSGANLPVIPYYPPLYADVGGTGTLQHVYNYEVCRTTDSRKSDLKYARPSTDSIISLDSTGTHTLTHAQREKLMVSDDSVDQQLHYKSSFVFYDTLLPGILKCVQFIVSDSVCRY; the protein is encoded by the exons ATGAGGTGGGAAATAGCGTTGTTTCTTTTGTGCTTTTCCTTTCATACCGTTCACGGTCAAATCCGCTACTCTGTTCCGGAGGAGATGAAACAAGGCTCTGTGATTGGGAATGTGGCGCAGGACCTTGGTTTGGATTTGAAAAGACTACGGACAGGGCGCGCGCGCATCGTGGGGGAAGAGAGCACTCGGTACGCagagctgaaaacagacaaagggATTCTGGTGGTGAAGGAGAGGATAGACCGGGAGCAGCTGTGTGGGGAGATCACGCCCTGTAGCTTCAGTTTCGAGATCATTCTGGAGAACCCGATGGAGCTGCACCAGATAACCGTGGAAATCACTGATATAAACGATAACTCTCCCACATTCTCAAAGAAGCAGATCAGCTTCGAGATCAGCGAGTCTGCTACGCTGGGCTCGCGCTTTGTTTTAGCCTCAGCGGAGGACCCGGATGTGGGAATTAACGCTTTGCAGAATTATATCCTGACGAAGAACGACAATTTCGTGATAAAACAACACTCTAACCCCGACGGCAGTAAATACGCAGAAATGGTGCTGCAGAAGGCTTTAGACCGGGAAGAGAACCCTCAGATCTCCCTGAAGCTCATCGCTGTGGACGGTGGAAATCCGCAGAGGTCGGGCACCGTGAACATAGATGTTACCGTGTTAGACGCGAATGATAACGCGCCCGTATTCAATCAGACCACTTACAAAGCTACTGTGATGGAAAACGCAGCTGTCGGAACGTATATCACCACAGTGAACGCAACCGATGCAGATAGCGGTTCCAATGGTGAGGTTTCTTATTCGTTTTCCAATCTTAAAGAACATTTGTCAGAACTCTTTCGTATTGACGGACACTCTGGGGTCATATCTGTCGCAGGGAATATTGATTTTGAAAAGGACAAGCGTTATGAAATCAGAGTGGAGGTTAAAGACCAGGGCGGGCTGACAGACAGCAGTAAAGTGATAATAGAGGTTTTTGATGTGAATGATAACACTCCTGTCATTAATGTCATGTCTTTCTCCAGTCCTCTATCTGAGGATTCGCCTCTAGACACCACCATAGCCATAATCAATGTGAAAGATGCTGACTCTGGGAGAAATGGGCAGATCACGTGTACTTTAGATGAAAGACTCCCATTCAGAATTAAATCTACTTTAGCTAATTACTACACACTTGTGACAGATGCACTGCTCGACCGAGAGACAAAGGCTGAATATAATATTTCTGTTACAGCGACAGACAGTGGCTCACCACCTCTCTCCACTGCCAAAACATTGCATCTGAGAGTTTCTGACATTAATGACAACCCTCCAGTGTTTGATCAGATCGTGTATTATACTACAGTCCTGGAGAATAACTCTCCTGGCACATCTGTACTCACCGTTCATGCTCAGGATCCAGACTCCAATCAAAATGCCAGAGTTTCTTATTTTCTGCATGAGACACACATTGGTGACGATCCAGTGTCCCATTATATATCTGTCAACTCTGAAACCGGTGCAATCCATGCACTTCGACCATTTGATTATGAACAAATGAAACAGATCAGATTTACAGTCAAAGCTCAAGATGGAGGCTCCCCTCCTTTAAGCAGCAACGCCACAGTCAGCATCTTAATCCAGGACCAGAACGACAACGCCCCTCAGGTTCTGTACCCGGTCCAGACTGCTGGCTCTGTGCTGGCTGAGATGGTGCCTCGCTCAGCAGATGTGGGCTATCTGGTGACTAAAGTGGTGGCTGTTGATGTGGACTCTGGACAGAACGCCTGGCTCTCATATAAACTGCAGAAGGCCACAGACAGGGCGCTGTTTGAAGTGGGCGCACAGAATGGAGAAATAAGAACTGTCCGCCAAGTGAGCGATAAAGACGCTGTGAAACAGAAGCTCACTGTTGTAGTGGaggacaacgggcagccctctCGCTCAGCTATGGTCAATATTAACGTGGCGGTGGCCGACACTTTCCCCGAAGTGCTCTCGGAGTTCCCGGACCCTGCGCACGACAAGGACTACAACGACGACCTGACTTTTTATCTTGTCTTGGCCTTGGCCGTGGTGTCCTTCCTCTTCATCGTGTCCATCATAGCCATACTGTCCGTCAAATGCTACAGATGGAGACGGGAGCGGATGTTTTACAAATCCGGGGCCAATCTGCCGGTGATTCCATATTATCCCCCGCTTTACGCAGACGTAGGAGGCACAGGAACTTTACAGCATGTGTATAATTATGAGGTTTGTAGAACCACTGACTCCAGAAAGAGTGACCTGAAATACGCCAGACCTTCCACTGACAGCATCATTAGTCTGGACTCCACtgggacacacactctcacgcaTGCGCAGAGGGAGAAACTGATGGTCAGTGATGACTCTGTTGATCAG CAGCTTCATTACAAAT